In the genome of Labrus bergylta chromosome 7, fLabBer1.1, whole genome shotgun sequence, the window CTACTTTGAGTGTGGCCTCAGAGAAAAGTTTTCTTGTTTTAGGTGACATGGAGAAAAACGCTTtcatgcattattttttttttgtgtgtgtgtgcaggaggctCTAAGCAACCTGGAAGACTATGACAAGACCTGTGTGGAATCAGCTATGCAGGGAGTTAGTAACGTGGTACAGCAGGAGTGGGGCAGTGCCTGTCCCTGTCAGGTAATTTGGTCCTTTAAACAATGTTAACCTAACTCTGAATTTATAAAACTACATGTTTGTGTAGGTCAAATCGTCCATCCAACACAAGATTCTATTTGTGTATCTCCTTCCGTCGTCCTGTAGGTGGTGCTGGTCACTGATGGCTCTCTGGGTATTGGAAAGGGTTCCCTTCGTTACTCCctccaaacactgaagctgcGTGGAGACGACAAGAAGTTCCCACTGCCTTTCCCTTTTCCTACCAAGCTTTTCATCATGTGTGTAGCCAATGCAGAGGAGGTACCAAATCACTTCGCAGTTCATTTTACTGACAAATAATATAAATGCGACACTACAACTATTCTGACTAAATATTGTTGTGTcatctaaaaatgtaaacttacATTTGTAATTGCAGTTACAGATGACTGATGCCATGGACAACTTGGAGGAGCTACTTCAGCTCAGTGGAGGGGATGGACAGATCTTCACTATGGACGGACCACTTTGCATGAAGAGTGTACAGGCCATGTTTGGGTATGACCCTAACTTGGTGAATAATCTCGAGGGGGGGGATATACTTTTTTGTTTACTACGTTATCTTTTGATATTGTATGTCTTATTTTGTCTCCAGGAGGCTGATAGATCATGCATACTCCCCCTTCCATGCTGTCTTGCACTGTGGGAACTTATCCTCAGATGTTCAGGTTTTCCCTCGACCTGAGCCTATTGTAATGGATGAGGAGGTTGATCCCATGCCCAGAGCTGTCAATTCAGGTACGATACTGGCTTCAGTTAAATAAGTGAAAGTGATCATTTCTGCATtttcccctttttatttttttttaatcacacctTTATTCTGctcatttcatttcagatttGGAAATTTTTGGCTTCATTGAAATTGCTGACATTTCCAGCCCCCCTGTTATATCCAGACACCTGGTGTTGCCTATTGCTGTGAACAAAGGTTAGTGTTGTAAACTTGCTGTGCAGCATGTTTAGGGCTCATAGCTTGGTGTAACAGAAAATATCCAGATTCTGTTAATGGTTGTTTTGAACTGATTTTCACATGCACTGTTTGTCCCCACTTTATATAACATTGAATGTGTTCTTCACCACTTCAAGAAGACTCTGTTCCCTGTGTTTTTAGGTCAACAGTGTCTCTTTTGAAACAAGAACATCTCACACTGTGCTTTCAATAGTACAAATTATAgtgaacagaaaaacatgaacgTTTTAAAGGCATGATATTATTAatatgcttgttttttttaacttagcTTCAGAGGTGGATGACGTTGGTACCGGAGCCACAGATGAGCTTGAGGAGGAACCCTCTGCCAGTCAGATGGCAGGCAAAAGTCCAAACTTTTGTGTTCTGTTACATGGCAGTCTTAAAGTTGAGGGCATGGTGGCGCTGGTCCAGCTGGGGTGAGATACATCAGCGTTAATTCAATTTAATACCTTTTGATTTCATGATAACTGatttctgttttattacatttaaatattcagCCACATGCAGGgtgaaaatattgaatacatTGTATGATATTTTGGGCCTTTGACCTAAATCCTGTTCACTTTTTCACAGGCCAGAGTGGTATGGCATGCTGTACTCCCAAGCAGACAGCAAGAAGAAGTCCAATCTGATGATGTCCCTATTCGAGCCCGGTCCAGATCCTCTGCCTTGGCTTGGCAAGATCTCACATTTAGGACCAATATCAGGTAACCCCTCTCCCCTTTCACGACATGTGTTctgtctgaaaaacaaaacagcatgtTTTCTCAATAACACAAGTTATATGTCAAGTCTACAGGCTGTGTTAAGCATaatgtgtattatatatttGCTATTTCCTTACTCTTGAAGACATAATCTTATTACAGTATAAACTATTTGTGATTTTGAAATACCTTCCATTTAGTGTAACTTATGACAAACTAATCAATGAGTATGTAAATGAGCATTTATTACTGAAGAGCAAAGGCCTCTCTGAATGTGTATATAGTACAGCAGTtcattatttacagttttattaTCATGTAAGAATGCTTCATAATGCTGTTGACTTCACTCTGATGTCTTATATTTCAGAGGCTGCTGAAAACCCCTACGGTGAGGATGATAGTAAGAGTCCTTTCCCCGTGCAGCCCTCGGCCAAACGAAGCTATGCACAGAATGTCACTGTGTGGATTAAAGCCAGCGGACTGCAGGTACTCTAGAGCTCCCAGCATTGAAGCTCAGTTGTTTGTTTAGGACTTTTAAGAAACTGTACTTGGTGGGGTCATTTTTGTAGAATGTGTCTTCAGACTTTGCATCCCAGAAGTGCATGTGCCATGTTGTTTCAGACAGATTAGAGGTAATGTCCCATAATGGAGTGCAGCAAAGACCCTTTAACTATTTGTACCCAGTTGTACGAGTGTGACAATATGAAGTGTGATTAATAGTCTTCATTGACTCTAGACTGATGTGCAGAAGATCCTGAGGAATGCAAGGAAATTGCCGGACAAAACTCAAACCTTCTATAAAGTAAGTTGACCTGAATTTGCTCCGAACTTTGAGGTTATTCAATGCTTACTTCAAAGTCCTATTCTGGGGATCATGGAGGGTAAATAATGCTGATATTTCCCAACGTAAGATATAACTTGAGACCCTTTAATAACCGTGAGAATTTAACCTCTCCATGACTAATCCTCGCCCCTGGGTCTCCATAGATGTGCATGTCATTATGTGTTTGcataaaaaaaggaagtcaTTAAGTTTCCTCTGTGAGTCACATTTTTCggttgttattttcttttcatcaggAGCTGAACCGTCTACGGAAAGCTGCCCTGGCTTTCGGTTTCTGGGAGCTCCTTAAGGGAGTTGCTGAACTGCTGGAGAGAGAGTGCACCCTGCTGCCGGACTCTGCCCATCCCGACGCCGCTTTTCAGCTCTCGCACGCAGCACAGCAGCTCAAACTGGCC includes:
- the ints14 gene encoding integrator complex subunit 14 is translated as MPTVVLMDVSLSMTRPVSVDGSEEFQRKNLAVHGLNMLFEHMASNYRLEFTSLMAFSSLWELLVPFTRDYNALQEALSNLEDYDKTCVESAMQGVSNVVQQEWGSACPCQVVLVTDGSLGIGKGSLRYSLQTLKLRGDDKKFPLPFPFPTKLFIMCVANAEELQMTDAMDNLEELLQLSGGDGQIFTMDGPLCMKSVQAMFGRLIDHAYSPFHAVLHCGNLSSDVQVFPRPEPIVMDEEVDPMPRAVNSDLEIFGFIEIADISSPPVISRHLVLPIAVNKASEVDDVGTGATDELEEEPSASQMAGKSPNFCVLLHGSLKVEGMVALVQLGPEWYGMLYSQADSKKKSNLMMSLFEPGPDPLPWLGKISHLGPISEAAENPYGEDDSKSPFPVQPSAKRSYAQNVTVWIKASGLQTDVQKILRNARKLPDKTQTFYKELNRLRKAALAFGFWELLKGVAELLERECTLLPDSAHPDAAFQLSHAAQQLKLASTGDSQYAAFDHNIVAMHTDFST